A genome region from candidate division KSB1 bacterium includes the following:
- a CDS encoding sugar kinase: protein MSAKIVTLGEIMLRLAPYHYERIVQAGQFQATYGGGEGNVAVSLAQLGNHAWFVTRLPENPVGDAALDTLRRYGVDTEYVLRGGTRLGIYFLEHGASIRPSNVTYDRAHSAISEIQPGMVDWPAVFRDKDWFHVTGITPAISESASKVSLEAVQVAKKAGLKVSCDLNYRKKLWTRDQARAVMTELVQYVDVIIANEEDAADVFGIHAEETDVTRGKLDTGIYQSVARQLMDQGGAELVAITLRESLSASDNNWSAMLYDGDHFYSSRKYHIHLVDRVGGGDSFGAGLIHAILAGMDRQTALEFAVAASGMKQTIPGDMNLMKESEVLKVVQGDISGRVQR from the coding sequence ATGAGCGCAAAGATTGTAACGTTGGGTGAAATCATGTTAAGACTGGCGCCCTATCATTATGAGCGCATTGTACAGGCCGGTCAATTTCAGGCCACTTATGGCGGCGGCGAGGGTAATGTTGCGGTGTCTCTGGCACAACTGGGCAATCACGCCTGGTTTGTCACGCGGTTACCGGAGAATCCGGTGGGAGACGCGGCGCTGGACACGCTGCGCCGTTATGGCGTTGATACCGAATATGTGCTGCGCGGCGGCACGCGCCTGGGCATTTATTTTCTGGAGCACGGCGCTTCGATCCGGCCGTCGAATGTGACCTATGACCGCGCGCATTCCGCGATTTCTGAAATACAACCCGGCATGGTGGACTGGCCGGCGGTGTTCCGGGACAAGGACTGGTTTCATGTGACCGGTATTACACCGGCGATTTCCGAGAGCGCCTCCAAAGTCAGTCTGGAGGCCGTTCAAGTCGCCAAAAAAGCAGGACTAAAAGTCAGTTGTGACCTGAACTACCGCAAGAAACTCTGGACCCGCGACCAGGCACGCGCAGTGATGACAGAACTGGTTCAATACGTGGACGTAATCATTGCCAATGAGGAAGATGCGGCGGATGTATTCGGGATTCATGCTGAAGAAACCGATGTCACCCGCGGAAAATTGGATACCGGGATTTATCAATCCGTGGCGCGTCAATTGATGGACCAGGGCGGCGCTGAACTGGTGGCGATTACTTTGCGCGAAAGCCTGTCCGCATCGGACAACAACTGGTCGGCTATGCTGTATGACGGCGATCATTTTTATTCCAGCCGCAAATATCACATTCATTTGGTCGATCGGGTCGGCGGCGGTGACTCGTTCGGAGCCGGTCTCATTCATGCGATTCTGGCTGGTATGGACAGGCAAACGGCTCTGGAATTTGCCGTAGCGGCGTCCGGCATGAAGCAAACCATTCCCGGCGATATGAATCTGATGAAAGAGTCAGAAGTGCTCAAAGTGGTGCAAGGTGATATATCGGGCCGGGTTCAGCGGTAG
- a CDS encoding cupin domain-containing protein, producing the protein MQKFIKGATVMVEELGQGVSRKILGHDSDLMLVKVYFEKDAVGAPHQHPHQQVSHVLEGEFEVAIEGEKEILRQGDGFVVPSNARHGVVCREKGILLDAFSPMRTDFIKG; encoded by the coding sequence ATGCAAAAATTTATTAAAGGCGCCACTGTAATGGTGGAGGAGTTGGGGCAGGGTGTGTCCCGGAAAATACTGGGTCATGATTCTGATCTGATGCTGGTCAAGGTTTATTTTGAAAAAGATGCTGTGGGCGCCCCGCATCAGCATCCGCATCAACAGGTTTCGCATGTTCTTGAGGGTGAGTTTGAGGTAGCCATAGAAGGTGAAAAAGAGATATTACGTCAGGGGGACGGTTTTGTGGTTCCCTCGAATGCCAGACACGGCGTGGTTTGCCGGGAAAAAGGCATACTGCTGGATGCCTTTTCACCGATGCGTACGGATTTTATTAAAGGATGA
- the dnaG gene encoding DNA primase — protein MNRIPSEIVDQVRTATDIVHVVSGYLALRQRGRNYFGLCPFHKEKTPSFSVNPDLQIFHCFGCGAGGNVFTFLMKMEGVTFPEAVKQLARDAGVSLPEEADDFREYREKEALFYVLNMAADYFKQSIREDKGATARDYLEKRGITPEDFETFSIGYAPQGWDNLIKRAAQRSLKTELLEKAGLVVRNKEGRYYDRFRGRITFAIKSLSGQVLGFGARRLSEDNSPKYINSPESEIYQKRYILYGLYMARSEIRQQDEVVIVEGYTDFTSLWKSGVRNVVATSGTALTEDHAVLLRRYTTNAVMLYDSDQAGASAALRGGDILLENGLDVKVCSIPQDMDPDDFVRQSTPDAVKRTISEAVPLLEFKIATLEHKGKHGSATERANATRQILTSVSRVHDPIRRAFLVRDLSERLNIEEVSLWSEIKKLDQQRRVRVRQTDETPETDDYFFRKRGLAELGLLEAVLKDPELIPKIMRNINLEHIRHTEIRAILAGLMQEDIDPLTFQPEQVLARVETPVIAKRLTQVMMQEDSHPRVWEFTRDCIVELQQAIVEEELEDLETKLRSTSGEDMADMKNKLGYLVNERQKIMNGDYITD, from the coding sequence GTGAACCGGATTCCTTCTGAAATAGTCGATCAGGTGCGCACAGCCACGGATATCGTGCATGTGGTGTCCGGTTATCTGGCGTTGCGGCAGCGCGGACGCAATTATTTCGGCCTGTGTCCGTTTCACAAGGAAAAAACGCCGTCCTTCAGCGTCAATCCGGATTTGCAAATTTTTCATTGTTTCGGCTGCGGCGCCGGCGGCAATGTGTTCACATTTTTGATGAAAATGGAGGGGGTCACCTTTCCAGAGGCCGTCAAACAGCTGGCCCGGGATGCCGGAGTCAGTCTCCCGGAAGAGGCGGACGACTTTCGGGAATACCGTGAAAAAGAAGCGCTTTTTTATGTACTGAATATGGCTGCCGATTATTTTAAACAGAGCATCCGGGAAGACAAGGGGGCCACGGCCCGGGATTATCTGGAAAAGCGCGGCATTACCCCTGAGGATTTTGAGACATTTTCCATCGGATACGCCCCGCAGGGCTGGGACAATCTGATTAAACGGGCGGCACAGCGCTCTTTGAAAACAGAGCTTTTGGAAAAGGCGGGATTGGTGGTGCGCAACAAAGAAGGACGTTACTATGACCGATTTCGCGGCCGCATTACCTTTGCTATCAAATCCCTGAGCGGACAGGTTCTGGGATTCGGGGCGCGCCGCCTGAGCGAGGACAATTCCCCAAAGTATATCAATTCTCCGGAAAGTGAGATTTATCAAAAACGCTATATCCTTTACGGTTTGTATATGGCGCGCTCCGAGATTCGCCAGCAGGACGAAGTGGTGATCGTGGAGGGTTATACAGATTTTACCAGTCTGTGGAAATCAGGGGTCCGCAATGTTGTGGCGACCTCCGGCACAGCCCTGACTGAAGATCACGCGGTTCTGTTGCGCCGCTACACCACCAATGCGGTGATGCTGTATGATTCGGATCAGGCCGGCGCCAGCGCTGCGTTGCGCGGCGGCGATATCCTGCTGGAAAACGGTCTGGACGTCAAAGTCTGCAGCATTCCGCAGGATATGGATCCGGATGACTTTGTGCGTCAAAGCACGCCCGACGCGGTCAAGCGCACCATCAGTGAAGCCGTGCCGCTGCTGGAATTCAAGATTGCCACTCTGGAGCACAAGGGCAAGCACGGAAGCGCCACGGAGCGCGCCAATGCCACCCGGCAGATTCTGACATCAGTGTCTCGGGTTCATGATCCGATCCGCCGGGCGTTTTTGGTGCGGGATTTATCCGAACGCCTCAACATCGAAGAGGTTTCGTTGTGGAGCGAGATCAAAAAACTGGATCAGCAGCGCCGCGTCCGTGTGCGGCAGACGGATGAAACGCCGGAAACGGATGATTATTTTTTCAGAAAACGCGGATTGGCTGAACTGGGACTGCTGGAAGCGGTACTCAAGGATCCGGAGCTGATTCCGAAAATTATGCGCAATATCAATTTGGAGCATATTCGACACACAGAGATACGCGCTATTCTGGCCGGGCTGATGCAGGAGGATATCGATCCGCTGACGTTTCAGCCGGAACAGGTGCTGGCCCGGGTGGAAACCCCGGTCATTGCCAAACGCCTCACCCAGGTGATGATGCAGGAGGACTCCCATCCCCGGGTTTGGGAGTTTACCCGCGATTGCATTGTCGAGCTGCAGCAGGCGATTGTGGAGGAAGAACTGGAGGACCTGGAAACAAAACTGCGTTCGACGTCCGGCGAGGATATGGCCGATATGAAAAATAAACTGGGTTATCTGGTGAATGAACGCCAAAAAATCATGAACGGAGACTATATCACGGATTGA
- a CDS encoding alanine racemase yields MSQDDKPLKYPIHTPTIYEHDDIVRPTLVEVDLSKLRHNFNAIKQHVRPAKMMPVLKANAYGHGLVRVARLMQELGADALGVAFLEEGVLLRKKGVTLPILVMGGVLGNQVPYFIEHDLMITASSITKLKQIDQAAERLQKTANVHLII; encoded by the coding sequence ATGAGTCAGGATGACAAACCTTTAAAATATCCGATTCATACACCGACCATTTATGAGCATGATGATATCGTGCGACCGACGCTGGTCGAGGTGGATTTGAGCAAATTGCGGCATAATTTCAATGCCATCAAACAGCATGTGCGCCCGGCGAAAATGATGCCGGTATTAAAAGCCAATGCCTACGGACATGGTCTGGTACGGGTGGCCCGGCTGATGCAGGAGCTGGGAGCCGATGCGCTGGGCGTCGCGTTTCTGGAAGAGGGAGTGCTGCTGCGCAAAAAAGGTGTGACGTTGCCGATTCTGGTGATGGGCGGAGTGCTCGGCAATCAGGTGCCGTATTTTATCGAGCATGATCTGATGATCACCGCATCCTCGATCACCAAGCTGAAACAGATTGATCAGGCGGCTGAGCGTTTGCAAAAAACAGCCAACGTGCATTTGATCATCTGA
- the rfaE2 gene encoding D-glycero-beta-D-manno-heptose 1-phosphate adenylyltransferase, whose protein sequence is MTSVSSKIKTLDELLKIRSELKKNKLRMVWTNGCYDILHAGHVLYLQQARAAGEALVVGLNSDESIRRVKGPQRPILPEDQRAIVLAALECVDYIIIFPEASPLDIISKLEPDIYAKGGDYTVDTVNQPERRLIESYGGDILLIPGVEGLSTTEIIRRIRES, encoded by the coding sequence ATGACGTCTGTATCCTCCAAGATTAAAACTTTGGACGAGTTATTAAAGATTCGCAGCGAACTGAAAAAAAACAAACTCAGAATGGTGTGGACCAACGGCTGTTACGATATTTTGCATGCCGGACATGTTTTGTATCTGCAGCAGGCTCGCGCAGCGGGTGAGGCATTGGTGGTGGGCCTGAATTCCGACGAATCGATTCGGAGAGTCAAGGGGCCGCAGCGGCCGATACTGCCGGAGGATCAGCGCGCCATTGTTCTCGCCGCGTTAGAGTGTGTGGATTATATTATTATTTTTCCGGAAGCGTCCCCGCTGGATATTATTTCAAAACTTGAACCGGATATTTATGCCAAGGGCGGAGATTACACAGTGGATACGGTCAATCAGCCGGAGCGACGGTTAATTGAGTCCTATGGCGGCGACATCCTGCTGATACCGGGGGTTGAGGGCCTGTCCACAACTGAAATTATTCGTCGGATTCGGGAAAGTTGA
- the alr gene encoding alanine racemase — protein sequence MERIGVHYYNAETFIETALNCRTIHINGVFTHFANADDQDLTHTRLQLERFNKALSVFESFGAPMPTRHAANSGAVLHLPEAQFDMIRPGLTLYGVYPSGEARKTVDVKPALTWKSRVVYFKVIKPGHPVGYGSAWQSDHMVRAVTVPVGYGDGYFRSMSGQAEVLINGKRYPVVGRISMDQIVVNLEWDSAYNGDEVVLLGEMNGQTLRAEELAEWAGTIPYEILTNINTRVPRVYINEE from the coding sequence ATGGAGCGGATCGGCGTGCATTATTATAACGCCGAAACGTTTATTGAAACCGCTTTGAATTGCCGTACTATTCACATTAACGGCGTGTTTACGCATTTTGCCAATGCGGATGATCAGGATTTGACACATACGCGACTGCAGCTTGAGCGTTTTAACAAGGCCCTGTCCGTTTTCGAATCGTTCGGCGCCCCGATGCCCACGCGGCATGCCGCCAATTCCGGCGCCGTGCTGCACTTGCCCGAGGCGCAGTTTGACATGATCCGTCCCGGATTGACGTTGTACGGCGTGTATCCGTCCGGGGAGGCGCGCAAGACCGTGGATGTGAAACCCGCCCTGACCTGGAAATCACGGGTGGTTTATTTCAAAGTGATCAAGCCGGGACATCCGGTGGGATACGGATCTGCCTGGCAAAGTGATCATATGGTTCGAGCAGTTACGGTACCTGTCGGTTACGGTGACGGATATTTCCGCTCCATGTCCGGACAGGCAGAGGTGCTGATCAACGGCAAGCGCTATCCGGTGGTGGGCCGCATTTCCATGGATCAGATTGTGGTGAATCTGGAATGGGACAGCGCTTATAATGGTGATGAGGTGGTGCTGCTGGGTGAAATGAACGGACAGACATTGAGAGCGGAGGAACTGGCCGAGTGGGCCGGCACGATCCCTTATGAGATATTGACCAATATCAACACGCGGGTGCCGCGGGTTTATATTAATGAAGAATAG
- a CDS encoding FlgD immunoglobulin-like domain containing protein — MRYKLHLIVILLIGFGAMGLFMPENALADENTTNREERWDRYLNNKALGGPEALDEMSSEFNAPLVNGGVINVNLVYYPQTFLIFWGPLQVGEKSTKTFNFINASQDTFLMAGCLLASDDGVFPKNGFNITSGYFDNVKTGAEFDTLFPGESHTATVVFSPKSVGMKYDILGCFSHLHDNELEYRGGMVQFIGAAVDVDFSATPTSGYPRLGVQFTNETRLPDGGPPPIILGSANNNQNNVPNQQTPFTFLWEFSDGRTSTAPNPTMVFTEPGYYSASLTMFVPDYNYIPPIGPLNNSNTTNATNDVGVIPLTTHKKDLIHVLGDEPMACYPLSLIDNSSAFVKQGWENAIDNDVSGWDGTVTTKADPPYAVFEFFDGSIQTITHFKFMTDTDVGYNNRWVHDFRVLVSTTGLSDTDFSEVLDAHQKGGDWQRYPVAPVEARYVKLVLDTPTAGWRQVGEFQVCVDGPVVNAGNSSLTATSPHVGNGVDQSIMTATVNDSDGNPITGISPDEFHRFYWNNWGHIVDTAFEETDTPGVYESKIACMIESAPTAVVFVRGLKLGQAKIEFKSTGYQPLDLSVVEGSETFQDQTWDKSIDGDTEGWDGVTTTRGQTVYAVYEFTDGLVHPVQGLRLLSDANTPKRYPNRFVKRFQVQVSTSGLSESDFTTVYTGTQDTWDWKTHLFSVVNAKYVRLVVDYPDHGWVQIAELEVLGMDAVGSARLTDVEERAGVPTAFKVYDNAPNPFNPSTQIRYDLPNAMAVTVEVYNAVGQQVRTLYDGMASAGRHQLTWNGRDDAGRSVSSGVFLLRVRAGSEQTVKRMLLIK; from the coding sequence ATGAGATACAAACTGCACCTGATTGTTATTTTGTTGATCGGATTTGGGGCTATGGGGCTATTCATGCCGGAGAACGCACTTGCCGATGAAAATACAACAAATCGGGAAGAACGTTGGGATAGGTATTTAAATAACAAAGCGCTGGGTGGACCTGAGGCCTTGGATGAAATGAGCAGTGAATTCAATGCGCCGCTTGTGAATGGAGGGGTTATCAATGTCAATCTGGTCTACTATCCCCAGACTTTTTTGATTTTTTGGGGTCCGTTGCAAGTGGGTGAAAAAAGCACAAAAACATTTAATTTTATCAATGCCAGTCAGGACACTTTTTTAATGGCGGGGTGTCTGCTCGCGAGTGATGATGGAGTTTTTCCGAAAAACGGATTTAATATAACATCCGGGTATTTTGATAATGTGAAAACCGGAGCAGAGTTTGATACGTTGTTCCCGGGCGAATCGCATACCGCTACGGTGGTTTTTTCACCGAAAAGTGTTGGTATGAAATATGATATATTGGGATGTTTTTCGCATTTGCATGATAATGAACTTGAGTATCGGGGTGGTATGGTCCAATTTATCGGAGCTGCAGTTGATGTTGACTTTTCCGCCACGCCCACCAGCGGTTATCCGCGACTCGGTGTGCAGTTTACAAATGAGACCCGGTTGCCTGATGGGGGACCCCCTCCGATAATACTCGGATCCGCAAATAATAATCAAAACAATGTTCCCAACCAGCAAACTCCGTTCACATTTTTATGGGAGTTCAGTGACGGCCGGACTTCAACGGCGCCGAATCCCACAATGGTCTTTACGGAACCGGGGTATTATTCGGCTTCTCTAACCATGTTTGTACCGGACTATAACTACATACCGCCGATAGGGCCACTCAATAACAGTAATACGACAAACGCGACTAACGATGTTGGGGTTATACCTTTAACAACACACAAAAAAGACCTTATTCACGTTTTAGGGGACGAGCCGATGGCCTGTTATCCTCTGAGTCTGATCGATAACAGTTCGGCGTTTGTCAAGCAGGGCTGGGAGAACGCGATTGACAATGACGTGAGCGGCTGGGACGGCACGGTCACGACCAAAGCGGATCCGCCGTACGCGGTGTTTGAGTTTTTCGACGGCAGCATCCAGACCATTACCCATTTTAAATTCATGACCGATACCGATGTGGGATACAACAACCGCTGGGTACATGATTTCCGCGTGCTGGTGTCCACGACCGGTTTGTCGGATACCGATTTCAGCGAGGTTCTGGATGCGCATCAGAAGGGCGGCGATTGGCAGAGATATCCGGTAGCGCCGGTTGAGGCGCGTTATGTCAAGCTTGTCCTGGACACTCCGACAGCGGGCTGGCGTCAGGTCGGCGAGTTTCAAGTCTGCGTGGACGGACCGGTGGTGAATGCCGGGAACAGCAGCCTGACCGCGACGAGTCCGCATGTGGGCAACGGCGTGGATCAGTCGATCATGACGGCGACCGTGAATGATTCGGACGGCAACCCGATCACGGGCATATCGCCGGACGAGTTTCACCGCTTTTACTGGAACAACTGGGGGCATATCGTCGACACAGCGTTTGAAGAGACGGATACCCCGGGTGTCTATGAGAGCAAGATAGCCTGCATGATCGAAAGCGCGCCGACGGCGGTTGTTTTTGTGCGCGGTTTAAAGCTGGGACAGGCGAAAATCGAGTTTAAATCAACGGGTTACCAGCCACTTGATTTGTCGGTTGTGGAGGGCAGTGAAACGTTCCAGGATCAGACCTGGGACAAGTCGATCGACGGCGACACAGAGGGCTGGGACGGCGTGACCACGACGCGCGGCCAGACGGTTTACGCGGTGTACGAGTTCACCGACGGTCTGGTGCATCCGGTCCAGGGCCTGCGTCTGTTGAGCGACGCGAACACACCGAAACGCTACCCGAACCGGTTTGTGAAGCGGTTTCAGGTGCAGGTGTCCACGTCCGGTTTATCGGAGAGTGATTTTACAACGGTGTATACCGGCACGCAGGACACGTGGGACTGGAAGACGCATTTGTTTTCGGTGGTGAACGCCAAATATGTGCGCCTGGTGGTGGATTATCCGGATCACGGCTGGGTGCAGATTGCCGAACTGGAGGTTCTGGGTATGGATGCCGTGGGATCGGCGCGCCTGACGGATGTTGAAGAACGAGCCGGTGTCCCGACTGCCTTTAAGGTATATGATAATGCGCCGAATCCGTTCAACCCGTCGACGCAGATCCGCTATGATCTGCCGAACGCGATGGCTGTGACGGTGGAGGTGTACAATGCAGTGGGACAACAGGTTCGCACCTTGTACGACGGTATGGCCTCGGCGGGCCGTCATCAATTGACCTGGAACGGCCGGGATGATGCGGGTCGTTCGGTCTCGAGCGGTGTGTTTCTGCTGCGGGTGCGCGCGGGCTCGGAGCAGACGGTCAAGCGTATGCTGTTGATCAAATAG
- the tilS gene encoding tRNA lysidine(34) synthetase TilS yields the protein MSHSLLDQFQQFIHTYDLITQDDHILIAVSGGVDSMVLFELFLQSRVKWNLQLSVLHLNHQLRGADSDADEQWVRDLCERHAIPLATERVDVNHYAQNSGQSLETAARECRYAFFEKTANQLNANKIATAHNVNDQAETLLDRICRGTGIRGLCGIPVHRDRYIRPLLFAERNEIERFAKQQNILYRTDHSNRDITFKRNKTRHVLLPLLQKEFNPGVITALANLAGHAAETTTYLDKEAENALKTCIVRREPDKIILDIKQFLTYLKSLQKIMLRYCLIELGYNPNLLNQRNLTSIEQFIVSKHSSGRLKISDISFYKTAKTLIVGHLDTTYHHMTLPAATGCFSLWNGYTLHISKVKDTPDWHHSNNLIEYIDADSFLAPVQVRSYKPSDRFYPVNGSGSKSISDFFIDEKVNRYERSFIPILECKTGIVWICGYRLDDRYKVTPSTTLYLKLELDIERKI from the coding sequence ATGAGTCATTCATTATTGGATCAGTTCCAACAATTTATTCACACATACGACCTGATAACACAGGACGATCACATCCTGATTGCGGTATCCGGCGGTGTGGATTCAATGGTTCTTTTCGAACTTTTTCTCCAATCTCGCGTAAAATGGAATTTACAGCTATCCGTGCTGCATTTGAATCATCAATTGCGCGGCGCAGACTCGGATGCCGACGAACAATGGGTGCGGGACCTATGCGAACGCCATGCGATTCCGTTGGCAACGGAGCGTGTTGATGTGAACCACTATGCACAAAACAGCGGTCAGTCGCTGGAAACCGCAGCCCGCGAATGCCGTTACGCGTTTTTTGAAAAAACCGCAAACCAGCTGAATGCCAACAAAATCGCCACCGCTCATAATGTAAACGATCAGGCCGAAACCCTGTTGGACCGGATATGCCGGGGAACCGGAATCCGCGGATTATGCGGGATCCCGGTTCACCGCGATCGCTACATTCGCCCATTACTCTTTGCGGAACGCAATGAGATTGAACGATTTGCAAAACAACAAAATATTCTATACAGAACGGATCACAGCAACCGCGATATCACATTTAAACGAAACAAAACAAGGCACGTGCTGTTACCCCTGCTGCAAAAAGAATTCAATCCCGGCGTGATTACGGCGCTCGCGAACTTGGCCGGTCATGCCGCGGAAACCACAACATATCTCGATAAAGAGGCCGAAAACGCCCTGAAAACATGTATCGTGCGCCGGGAACCTGACAAAATTATTCTTGATATTAAGCAATTTTTAACGTATCTTAAATCTTTACAAAAAATTATGTTGCGTTATTGTTTGATTGAACTGGGGTACAATCCGAATCTGCTCAACCAACGAAACCTCACATCAATTGAACAATTTATCGTGTCGAAACACAGCAGCGGCCGACTGAAAATCAGCGATATTTCGTTTTACAAAACCGCCAAGACTCTTATTGTGGGTCATCTGGATACGACATACCATCATATGACCCTGCCGGCTGCCACAGGCTGTTTTTCTCTATGGAATGGATATACTCTGCACATCAGTAAAGTTAAGGATACCCCGGATTGGCATCATTCCAACAATTTGATAGAATATATCGATGCAGATTCGTTTTTGGCGCCGGTGCAGGTAAGATCGTACAAGCCGTCCGATCGTTTTTATCCGGTTAATGGAAGCGGATCAAAATCAATATCGGATTTTTTTATTGATGAAAAAGTAAACCGGTACGAGCGGTCTTTCATTCCGATCCTCGAATGCAAAACCGGCATTGTATGGATTTGCGGATACCGACTGGATGATCGGTACAAAGTCACGCCGTCAACCACTTTGTATT
- a CDS encoding aldo/keto reductase, which produces MKRNNISRRSFIKRSAQGALTVTVAGELVRQPLWAMDNEKIVPQYRTLGKTGLSFTTLGFGCMRTSDPAVIRAAFDRGVNNFDTARVYMGGDNEEIVGKALKDVRKDAFITTKVKVSTIEQMRKDVQKSLKALQTDYVDILLLHGRSDIADLERNDLREFLASMKEQGKTRFVGFSTHSNMAELLNYTAENGFYDVVLTAYNFKSDENLQNAVKTAREAGIGVIAMKTQAGGYQDGATETLSAHQAALKWALSDSNVTSAIPAIQTFDHLNENIKVMGSKMGFLDRKSLHRYGNIIDHKLCRMCGACKGQCPSGVSLADLNRCVMYADGYKDYQLALENYQQLGARRNVSQCETCDECVIECPNHLDPVQTIRRASQLFT; this is translated from the coding sequence ATGAAAAGAAATAATATTTCCAGACGATCGTTCATTAAACGTAGCGCACAGGGAGCTTTGACGGTCACTGTGGCCGGGGAGCTGGTGCGACAACCGTTATGGGCAATGGATAATGAAAAAATTGTTCCGCAATACCGGACATTGGGAAAAACCGGGCTTTCCTTTACAACTTTGGGGTTTGGTTGTATGCGCACCTCGGATCCGGCTGTGATCCGCGCCGCTTTTGACCGGGGAGTGAATAATTTTGATACAGCGCGCGTTTATATGGGAGGAGACAATGAAGAGATTGTGGGCAAAGCCCTGAAAGATGTGCGTAAAGATGCATTCATTACCACAAAAGTCAAAGTCAGTACGATTGAACAGATGCGGAAGGATGTGCAAAAAAGCCTAAAAGCGCTGCAGACCGATTATGTGGATATCCTGCTGCTGCACGGAAGAAGTGATATCGCTGATCTGGAGCGCAACGACCTGCGTGAGTTTTTGGCGAGTATGAAAGAACAGGGCAAGACCCGTTTTGTCGGGTTTTCCACGCATAGCAATATGGCGGAATTGCTGAATTATACTGCGGAAAACGGATTTTACGATGTGGTGTTGACTGCTTATAATTTTAAATCAGATGAAAATCTGCAAAATGCCGTAAAGACCGCCAGGGAGGCGGGGATTGGAGTTATTGCCATGAAAACCCAGGCCGGCGGTTATCAGGACGGCGCTACAGAAACGTTGTCCGCGCACCAGGCGGCGCTGAAATGGGCGCTGTCTGATTCCAATGTGACTTCGGCAATACCGGCAATCCAAACCTTTGATCATTTGAATGAAAACATCAAAGTTATGGGGTCCAAAATGGGGTTTTTGGACCGAAAATCACTGCACCGTTACGGCAATATAATTGATCACAAACTGTGTCGCATGTGCGGGGCCTGCAAGGGTCAATGTCCGTCCGGTGTGTCCCTGGCCGATCTGAACCGCTGTGTCATGTACGCCGACGGATACAAAGATTACCAGCTGGCTCTGGAAAATTATCAACAACTCGGCGCGCGCCGGAATGTGTCTCAATGCGAAACCTGTGACGAGTGTGTGATCGAATGTCCCAATCATCTCGATCCGGTGCAAACGATACGCCGCGCCAGTCAACTGTTCACCTGA
- a CDS encoding DUF6599 family protein has protein sequence MRFLFLLLCVGTTVFAGDSDIVSFLPDADFSPGWSYDFEPEVYGPDNLFEYINGEAELYKDYEFNIMATASYMLDSNPALSFTVDVYDMGTALNAFGVYSSYRKPNLRFADIGTQATLSEMTIRFYKGKYFVQLNAGSLEDTVKTVMRETAAAIADKLPDLPLPEKLTWLPDTLRVEHSLTYVTRGFLGQGAFGQVLHAQYTLKGQTCSGFAALFESPDQAIYALNQFKQSLKQREIEVSDSGDRIAASLPYQGHVVMRPSGNRLIGAFKAKDRELADTVMQLIRNHL, from the coding sequence ATGCGATTTTTATTTTTATTATTATGCGTCGGAACCACAGTCTTTGCCGGAGATTCGGATATTGTGTCTTTTTTGCCGGATGCCGATTTTTCACCGGGATGGAGCTATGATTTTGAACCCGAGGTGTATGGGCCGGATAACCTGTTTGAATATATCAACGGCGAAGCTGAGCTGTACAAGGATTACGAATTCAACATCATGGCTACGGCTTCTTATATGCTGGATTCAAACCCGGCTCTGTCATTTACAGTTGATGTGTACGATATGGGCACTGCCCTGAACGCGTTCGGTGTGTACAGCAGCTATCGTAAACCCAACTTGAGGTTTGCCGATATCGGAACACAAGCAACACTCTCCGAAATGACTATCCGGTTTTACAAAGGAAAATATTTTGTCCAATTGAACGCCGGCAGTCTGGAGGATACCGTCAAGACGGTCATGCGCGAAACGGCAGCGGCCATTGCCGATAAACTCCCGGATTTGCCATTGCCGGAAAAATTAACCTGGTTGCCGGATACCCTGCGTGTGGAGCATTCTCTAACCTATGTGACACGGGGATTTCTCGGACAAGGCGCCTTTGGACAGGTGCTGCACGCGCAATATACATTGAAAGGTCAGACCTGTAGTGGATTTGCGGCCTTGTTTGAATCGCCCGACCAGGCGATTTATGCACTGAATCAGTTCAAACAGAGTCTAAAGCAACGGGAAATCGAGGTCTCGGATTCGGGCGATCGCATCGCTGCCAGTTTGCCGTATCAAGGGCATGTTGTTATGCGACCATCCGGCAACAGGCTGATCGGAGCCTTTAAGGCGAAAGACAGAGAACTCGCCGATACCGTTATGCAATTGATCAGAAACCATTTATAG